A DNA window from Mesotoga sp. BH458_6_3_2_1 contains the following coding sequences:
- a CDS encoding putative signal transducing protein, translated as MKVLKSGIPEFEAKMYQEILLKEGIFSELVDSHFAYTDSIYFGSGGLVDIIIPDDDFEEAVQIFEDLQERGREKTDE; from the coding sequence ATGAAGGTCCTCAAGTCGGGAATTCCGGAGTTTGAAGCAAAAATGTATCAAGAAATCCTTCTAAAAGAAGGAATCTTTTCGGAACTGGTGGATTCTCATTTCGCATACACCGACAGCATATACTTTGGTTCGGGCGGTTTAGTAGACATTATTATACCCGACGATGATTTCGAAGAAGCCGTTCAGATTTTTGAAGATTTGCAAGAGAGGGGGAGGGAAAAAACGGATGAGTGA
- the pyk gene encoding pyruvate kinase, protein MRKTKIVCTIGPATESPEMLKSLLKRGMDVARLNTTHGDITEHRERIRKLKEIRKFMNLPLTILLDLSGPKIRTGLFEGSAVELRKGNEFLLTTEDLRGSESIVSVNYKKLPDEVKPGDLILMDDGKIKLKVLSVTKSEVRTRILSGGVVTHRRGINLPGIDISIPAITEKDREFIRLGIEEEVDYFALSFVRRPEDVVHARRVVEDSGGSIPIVSKIETEQALKHIEEIAEVSDGLMVARGDLGVEIPVEEVPVAQKKIIRYGNQKRIPVITATQMLESMIENPVPTRAEATDITNAIVDGTDAIMLSGETSIGKYPLEAVSVMDLTARSTERYLKQNPGLLRWTREKVSTDDHTDAICRAAWDISEELKVKVIVSSTFSGHTARNVSGFRPRAYILAVTPNEDTYYRLNLVWGARPVLMGLGNSTDDLVRVAGPLARQLKLVKKGDTIILTAGIPFGTSNSTNILKLETA, encoded by the coding sequence TTGAGAAAAACGAAGATCGTTTGCACAATCGGTCCGGCTACCGAGTCCCCTGAAATGCTCAAGTCTCTTCTTAAAAGGGGGATGGATGTCGCCAGACTCAATACGACTCACGGCGACATTACTGAACACAGGGAGAGAATCAGAAAGTTGAAGGAGATTCGCAAATTTATGAATTTGCCACTGACAATCTTGCTTGATCTTTCGGGCCCGAAAATCAGAACTGGCTTATTTGAAGGATCTGCGGTTGAACTTCGAAAGGGGAACGAGTTTCTCCTGACTACTGAAGACCTCAGAGGAAGTGAGAGTATTGTTAGCGTGAATTACAAAAAGCTTCCCGATGAGGTGAAACCAGGAGACCTGATTCTTATGGATGACGGCAAGATCAAGCTTAAGGTCTTATCTGTGACAAAGTCTGAAGTCAGAACGAGAATCTTAAGTGGAGGAGTTGTCACTCACAGAAGAGGAATTAACCTCCCGGGTATAGACATTAGCATTCCGGCAATTACTGAGAAAGATAGGGAGTTTATCAGACTTGGGATTGAGGAAGAAGTCGACTATTTCGCACTTTCATTTGTCAGAAGGCCCGAAGATGTCGTGCATGCCAGGAGGGTTGTCGAAGATTCTGGAGGATCTATTCCCATAGTCTCGAAGATAGAAACTGAACAGGCGTTGAAACATATCGAAGAGATTGCCGAGGTCTCCGATGGACTTATGGTCGCGAGGGGCGATCTTGGAGTTGAGATTCCCGTTGAGGAAGTCCCGGTTGCTCAGAAGAAAATTATAAGATACGGAAACCAGAAGCGAATTCCAGTTATAACGGCAACTCAGATGCTGGAATCTATGATAGAGAATCCCGTGCCTACAAGAGCCGAGGCAACCGACATAACAAACGCAATCGTAGACGGAACGGATGCGATAATGCTTTCTGGAGAGACTTCGATTGGAAAGTACCCTCTTGAAGCCGTATCGGTCATGGACCTCACTGCTAGATCGACCGAAAGATATTTGAAACAGAATCCCGGACTGCTGAGATGGACGAGAGAGAAAGTCTCAACAGATGATCATACAGACGCCATCTGCAGGGCTGCGTGGGACATAAGCGAAGAGCTGAAGGTCAAGGTTATTGTCAGTTCGACTTTCTCCGGGCATACTGCAAGAAACGTCTCCGGTTTCCGGCCGAGAGCCTACATACTTGCGGTCACTCCCAATGAGGACACTTACTACAGACTAAACCTAGTTTGGGGAGCCCGGCCAGTTTTGATGGGCCTCGGCAATTCCACGGATGATCTCGTAAGAGTGGCCGGTCCTCTTGCCAGACAGCTTAAGCTAGTGAAAAAGGGAGACACGATAATTCTCACCGCAGGTATTCCGTTTGGAACCAGTAACTCTACTAATATACTGAAACTAGAGACGGCATAG
- the pfkA gene encoding 6-phosphofructokinase → MKKVGVLTSGGDSPGMNAAIRAAVRTARTDEIAVVGIRRGYSGLLDEEFIDMDYSSVGGIMEKGGTVLRSSRCEEFKTEEGRARAAEILRNNQIEALIVIGGEGSLSGARLLMEENGIPVVGIPGTIDNDIAMTDMCIGVDTCLNTCVETIQKLKDTASSHERAFVVEVMGRNSGYVALASGMAVGAEAIIVPELPVDYESIADKIWKERKRGKINCIIVVAEGASSAYTVARHVEHRIGYETRITILGHIQRGGSPTAFDRVLASRMGYASVKALERGESGIMLSLHGGKIVGVSLEEVLSHKRELDMELVEMAKILS, encoded by the coding sequence ATTAAGAAGGTCGGGGTCCTCACCAGTGGAGGGGATTCACCGGGGATGAATGCGGCTATAAGGGCAGCTGTAAGAACTGCCCGGACAGATGAAATAGCCGTTGTAGGAATTAGGAGAGGATACTCTGGTCTACTTGATGAGGAGTTCATCGATATGGATTACTCCTCGGTCGGTGGAATAATGGAGAAAGGTGGAACGGTCCTTAGGAGTTCCCGTTGCGAAGAGTTCAAGACCGAGGAAGGCAGAGCAAGGGCCGCTGAAATCCTGAGGAATAATCAGATTGAAGCCCTTATTGTCATTGGAGGAGAGGGGAGTCTTTCCGGTGCAAGACTACTTATGGAAGAAAACGGAATTCCAGTTGTAGGCATTCCGGGAACAATAGATAACGACATTGCTATGACAGACATGTGCATCGGGGTGGATACGTGTTTGAATACCTGTGTTGAGACAATTCAGAAGCTCAAAGACACTGCTTCTTCGCATGAAAGAGCCTTTGTAGTAGAGGTCATGGGAAGAAACTCCGGCTATGTGGCACTTGCTTCAGGTATGGCCGTTGGAGCCGAAGCAATAATCGTTCCGGAGCTTCCCGTAGATTATGAGTCAATAGCCGATAAGATTTGGAAAGAAAGGAAAAGAGGAAAGATCAACTGCATCATTGTTGTTGCCGAAGGTGCGTCGAGTGCCTACACTGTTGCCAGACATGTAGAACACAGGATTGGATACGAGACGAGAATAACCATCTTAGGTCATATTCAGAGAGGTGGATCTCCAACTGCTTTTGACAGGGTACTGGCCTCGAGAATGGGATACGCGTCGGTCAAGGCGCTTGAAAGAGGAGAGTCAGGAATCATGTTGAGCCTCCACGGTGGGAAGATAGTCGGAGTCTCTCTCGAAGAAGTACTCTCGCACAAAAGGGAACTTGACATGGAACTGGTGGAAATGGCGAAAATTCTCTCATGA
- a CDS encoding VWA-like domain-containing protein, producing MRNEELMEKAVFELGKDSPFYNFLLLFIDRIPSPSVRTMKLRVSSRGRFQLLYNPDTLRNKPLTFSKALLKHECLHIVNGHILIPVNKSREKMLWDISMDAAVNQFIRELDAFSLPMDSLLQEGCGTDNERFFVGPPMQYPGMTAEFYHDWGLDFMKKNKTIDLELLNSNMSRPDSHEDFGRFELPKEFVEDLLKQVISETMEKAKDGMPEGLEAVMKLVLDNPILDWRNMIRRFFGSSMQVGRYRTPMRPNRRYDDQPGWKNDYAAKLVVVVDTSGSIIEEEFNAFFSEIDEVTRVTDSRVWLVQVDETVQSVMKYGKGMWRDLKLMGRGETDLQPAVDYAQEKLRPEGLLLFTDGFTDLPTISRRALFVLPKSHNPEFVQEAKSIYGRSSVVFLK from the coding sequence ATGAGAAATGAGGAGTTGATGGAAAAGGCTGTTTTCGAACTAGGCAAGGACAGCCCCTTCTACAATTTCCTGCTTCTCTTCATCGACAGAATTCCCTCGCCTTCGGTCAGAACGATGAAATTGAGGGTGAGCTCTAGGGGAAGATTTCAACTTCTGTACAATCCGGATACACTTCGAAACAAACCACTTACGTTTTCGAAGGCACTCTTGAAGCACGAGTGTCTTCATATAGTGAATGGACACATTCTGATACCTGTCAACAAATCCAGAGAAAAGATGCTCTGGGATATATCTATGGATGCTGCCGTAAATCAGTTCATACGCGAACTCGACGCTTTCAGCCTTCCTATGGATTCTCTTCTCCAGGAGGGTTGTGGAACAGATAATGAGAGGTTTTTCGTTGGACCTCCTATGCAATATCCGGGAATGACGGCAGAGTTCTACCACGACTGGGGTCTTGACTTCATGAAGAAGAATAAGACCATTGATCTTGAGCTTTTAAACTCAAACATGTCCAGGCCCGATTCACATGAAGACTTTGGAAGGTTTGAACTTCCGAAAGAGTTCGTTGAGGATCTGCTTAAACAGGTGATCTCAGAAACTATGGAAAAGGCGAAGGACGGAATGCCGGAGGGTCTTGAGGCGGTAATGAAACTAGTTCTTGATAACCCGATCCTTGACTGGAGGAACATGATCAGGCGGTTCTTCGGTTCATCGATGCAGGTAGGCAGATACCGAACTCCTATGAGACCTAACAGAAGATATGATGACCAGCCAGGCTGGAAAAACGATTACGCAGCAAAACTCGTTGTCGTAGTCGATACTAGCGGGAGCATAATAGAAGAGGAGTTCAACGCCTTCTTCAGTGAGATAGATGAGGTCACTAGAGTCACAGACTCCCGGGTCTGGCTGGTGCAGGTAGACGAGACTGTTCAGAGTGTCATGAAGTATGGAAAAGGTATGTGGAGAGATCTCAAATTAATGGGTAGAGGGGAGACCGATCTTCAGCCTGCTGTTGACTACGCTCAGGAAAAACTCAGACCGGAAGGACTTCTGCTTTTCACGGATGGATTTACCGATCTTCCTACGATTTCGAGAAGAGCGTTGTTTGTTCTTCCGAAGAGTCATAATCCAGAGTTCGTCCAAGAGGCAAAATCAATCTACGGACGATCGTCGGTGGTGTTCCTTAAATGA
- the groES gene encoding co-chaperone GroES gives MKVVPLGTRLLIKPYEDEKKTSGGIVLPDAAKEKQMTAKVIAVGEKVEDIDLKENDKVLYSKYSGTEIKIDEDDYIIIDQDDILAKIED, from the coding sequence ATGAAAGTAGTTCCCCTTGGTACAAGGTTACTGATTAAGCCTTATGAGGACGAAAAGAAAACATCAGGTGGTATCGTTCTTCCGGACGCTGCGAAAGAGAAGCAGATGACTGCGAAGGTAATCGCGGTTGGTGAGAAAGTCGAGGATATTGACCTTAAGGAAAACGATAAGGTCCTCTATTCTAAGTATTCAGGCACGGAGATCAAGATCGATGAAGATGACTACATAATCATCGATCAAGATGATATCCTGGCAAAGATCGAGGATTGA
- the gcvT gene encoding glycine cleavage system aminomethyltransferase GcvT — protein sequence MSDLKRTPLHSEHVRLKGKLVDFAGWEMPLQFDSIISEHNLVRKQAGLFDVSHMGEIEVVGSDAIRFSDYLITNSVSSLKNGAIVYSPMCNENGGIVDDVLVYRIGNEKVMFVVNASNKDKDFEWIKKNKGSFDVQIKDASDDFAQIAFQGPHAEEILREISQVKLADIPFYHFEYGRVNGIEAIVSRTGYTGEDGFELYVAPKAAIPLWRKILEAGAEIGVKPIGLGARDTLRFEAAYMLYGNELTDETTPLEAGLKWTVKMDKDFIGKSVLEEQMENGTEYRLKGLELSGKAIARHGYDVFDGESEVGWITSGIFSPTLGKPVALAYLKKDYWKSGSEVQVDVRGKRSPAVVIKTPFYRGSVKSKS from the coding sequence ATGAGTGATCTTAAGAGAACGCCGCTTCACAGCGAGCATGTGAGACTAAAGGGAAAGCTGGTTGATTTTGCTGGTTGGGAGATGCCTTTGCAGTTTGATTCGATAATCAGCGAGCATAATCTCGTCAGGAAGCAAGCCGGCCTCTTCGATGTCTCACACATGGGAGAAATCGAAGTTGTGGGATCGGATGCGATTCGATTTTCGGACTACTTGATAACAAACTCAGTCTCTTCGCTCAAGAACGGAGCCATAGTCTATTCTCCAATGTGCAATGAAAATGGTGGGATAGTCGATGACGTATTGGTCTACAGAATAGGCAACGAAAAGGTGATGTTCGTAGTCAACGCTTCAAACAAAGACAAAGATTTCGAGTGGATCAAGAAAAACAAGGGTTCTTTCGATGTGCAGATCAAAGACGCATCAGATGATTTTGCGCAAATCGCCTTTCAGGGACCTCATGCAGAGGAGATTTTGCGGGAAATATCGCAGGTCAAATTAGCGGACATCCCCTTCTACCATTTTGAATATGGAAGAGTCAATGGGATCGAGGCAATTGTCTCTCGTACTGGGTACACGGGCGAAGATGGGTTCGAGCTGTATGTCGCCCCAAAAGCTGCGATACCACTCTGGAGGAAAATTCTCGAAGCCGGAGCAGAAATTGGAGTGAAGCCGATTGGCTTGGGAGCGCGAGATACCTTGCGATTTGAAGCGGCTTACATGCTTTACGGCAACGAACTCACAGATGAAACGACTCCGCTAGAAGCCGGTCTTAAGTGGACAGTGAAAATGGACAAGGACTTCATTGGAAAGAGCGTTCTGGAGGAACAGATGGAAAATGGCACGGAGTACAGGCTTAAGGGGCTGGAACTTTCAGGAAAGGCCATTGCCAGGCATGGTTACGATGTTTTCGATGGAGAAAGTGAAGTCGGCTGGATAACAAGCGGTATCTTCTCGCCTACACTTGGGAAACCGGTAGCTCTAGCTTACCTGAAGAAAGACTACTGGAAGAGCGGTTCCGAAGTACAGGTAGATGTTAGGGGGAAAAGATCTCCCGCAGTAGTTATTAAGACACCTTTCTATAGAGGTTCTGTGAAATCTAAAAGTTAA
- a CDS encoding DUF4895 domain-containing protein, which yields MTYYAGPESFRDKLKAVYESVEGDFSSYAKLVVERSDRLDNAFGHFMTLVVQASKGNAPVLSVFVDSEGRGFVGLSNSSPFETTSALYRFSNEEEEPIDDDFSDVFEEGTELVFHRAIFQSPLKLYFLAYFGNERLLRKEILKDSLRGKDYFRLPEMIDDALLSICRENYRRWIEFDNGEVLIFPFQNILKIAFGPPKINESIDRSIILELSRLFRIEVTKKCVVLRNASVTPNMKIARPVSTVFEIDLVESKLVYDRLEEFYKFYSKFISETVDKMLEFIHRDFPLDK from the coding sequence ATGACATACTATGCTGGTCCAGAAAGCTTTAGAGATAAGCTCAAAGCGGTTTACGAGAGCGTTGAAGGTGATTTTTCATCTTACGCGAAACTGGTTGTTGAGCGGTCTGATAGACTTGACAATGCTTTCGGCCATTTCATGACGCTTGTAGTTCAGGCCTCGAAGGGGAATGCACCGGTTCTTTCGGTTTTCGTTGACAGTGAGGGAAGAGGCTTCGTGGGACTTTCCAATTCGTCTCCTTTCGAGACGACCAGTGCCTTGTACAGATTCTCAAATGAAGAGGAAGAACCTATCGATGATGACTTCTCCGATGTTTTTGAAGAGGGAACTGAGCTGGTATTCCACAGGGCGATCTTTCAGAGTCCGTTGAAGTTGTACTTCCTCGCCTATTTTGGCAATGAAAGACTTCTTCGCAAAGAGATACTGAAGGATTCACTCCGTGGAAAGGACTACTTCAGATTACCCGAAATGATTGACGATGCCCTCCTTTCTATATGCAGAGAGAACTATCGAAGATGGATAGAGTTCGATAACGGTGAGGTCCTGATATTCCCCTTTCAGAATATCTTGAAGATTGCTTTCGGCCCCCCCAAAATAAACGAGAGCATCGACCGTTCAATAATCTTGGAACTTTCTAGGCTATTCAGGATCGAAGTCACGAAGAAGTGCGTTGTTCTGAGGAACGCCAGCGTTACTCCTAACATGAAAATTGCGAGACCGGTTTCAACCGTCTTCGAAATCGATCTGGTTGAATCCAAGTTGGTATACGATAGGCTCGAGGAATTCTACAAGTTCTACTCGAAATTCATATCTGAGACGGTTGACAAGATGCTGGAATTTATTCACAGAGATTTTCCGCTTGACAAATAG
- the groL gene encoding chaperonin GroEL (60 kDa chaperone family; promotes refolding of misfolded polypeptides especially under stressful conditions; forms two stacked rings of heptamers to form a barrel-shaped 14mer; ends can be capped by GroES; misfolded proteins enter the barrel where they are refolded when GroES binds): MAKILKYSEEARRSLERGVDAVADAVRITLGPKGRNVVLEKSWGSPTITNDGVSIAKEIDLEDKFDNLGAQLVKEVASKTNDIAGDGTTTATVLAQAMIKEGLKNVTAGANPILMKKGIQKATETAVSHIRSLSKKISSREDIASVAAISANDTEIGELIAEAMDKVGQDGVITVEDSKTLETYVEFVEGMQFDRGYISPYFVSDPEKMEAIIKEPLILITDKKVSAVKPLVPILEKVAQAGKPLVIIAEDIEGEALSTLVLNKLRGTLDSVAVKAPGFGDRRKAMLQDIAILTGGTVISEEVGLTLENATIDDLGSAGVIKVKKDDTIIVDGKGDPDKIKQRIGQIKAQIDQTTSEYEKETLQERLAKLSGGVAVIKVGAATETELKEKKHRIEDALSATRAAVEEGIVAGGGVVLARAKKPVQELFDSTENPDIKIGVKVVLKALDTPIRQIVQNAGLDGAVVVDKILHSDDNAYGYDALNDVYTDMFKVGIIDPAKVTRSALQNAASIAAILLTTEAALTEKPEEKPQQQMPQMPEY; the protein is encoded by the coding sequence ATGGCTAAGATTCTGAAATACAGCGAAGAAGCACGAAGATCACTTGAAAGAGGCGTAGATGCTGTAGCAGATGCTGTTAGGATTACGCTTGGTCCAAAAGGGAGAAACGTAGTTCTGGAGAAGAGCTGGGGCTCTCCAACGATAACCAATGACGGTGTGTCGATTGCAAAGGAAATCGATCTGGAAGATAAATTCGATAATCTTGGAGCTCAGCTTGTTAAAGAAGTAGCGTCTAAGACTAATGACATTGCCGGAGACGGAACCACCACAGCTACTGTTCTTGCCCAGGCAATGATCAAGGAAGGCCTTAAGAACGTTACGGCCGGAGCTAACCCTATTCTCATGAAGAAGGGGATCCAGAAAGCGACCGAGACGGCAGTTTCACACATAAGATCTCTCTCCAAGAAGATTTCTTCAAGAGAAGACATCGCTTCAGTCGCGGCTATCTCTGCCAATGACACTGAAATTGGCGAACTTATCGCCGAAGCTATGGACAAGGTCGGTCAAGATGGAGTAATAACGGTAGAAGATTCAAAGACTCTCGAAACATACGTTGAATTCGTTGAGGGTATGCAGTTCGACAGAGGCTACATCTCTCCTTACTTCGTTTCCGATCCAGAAAAGATGGAAGCGATAATTAAAGAGCCATTGATTCTCATAACCGATAAGAAGGTCTCGGCAGTGAAACCGCTCGTTCCAATCCTGGAAAAGGTTGCACAGGCAGGCAAGCCGCTTGTCATAATTGCCGAGGATATCGAAGGTGAAGCTCTTTCCACTCTGGTTCTGAACAAACTGAGAGGAACACTGGATTCAGTGGCCGTCAAGGCTCCCGGGTTTGGTGACAGGAGAAAGGCCATGCTCCAGGATATTGCTATCCTTACCGGTGGCACTGTGATAAGCGAAGAAGTCGGACTAACTCTTGAGAACGCGACAATTGACGATCTAGGTAGCGCCGGCGTTATAAAGGTTAAGAAGGACGACACGATAATCGTTGACGGAAAGGGAGATCCTGATAAGATCAAGCAGAGAATAGGTCAGATCAAAGCTCAGATCGATCAGACGACTTCCGAGTACGAAAAAGAGACTCTTCAGGAAAGGCTTGCTAAACTTTCAGGAGGCGTGGCAGTAATCAAGGTTGGTGCCGCGACAGAGACAGAGCTGAAGGAGAAGAAGCACAGAATCGAGGATGCTCTCTCAGCTACGAGAGCTGCAGTAGAGGAAGGAATAGTTGCCGGAGGCGGAGTTGTTCTTGCAAGAGCAAAGAAGCCAGTTCAGGAACTCTTTGACAGCACAGAGAATCCAGATATCAAGATAGGTGTCAAGGTAGTCCTCAAGGCTCTGGACACTCCAATAAGACAGATCGTTCAGAACGCAGGCTTGGATGGCGCCGTGGTCGTTGACAAGATACTTCATAGCGATGACAATGCATACGGCTACGATGCACTGAATGATGTCTATACAGATATGTTCAAGGTCGGTATCATTGATCCTGCAAAGGTTACTAGAAGCGCTCTTCAGAATGCAGCTTCTATTGCCGCGATCCTTCTAACGACCGAAGCGGCCCTGACTGAAAAGCCAGAAGAAAAGCCTCAGCAACAGATGCCACAGATGCCCGAGTACTGA
- a CDS encoding AAA family ATPase: MKVQDVKHLSKKIMESGEIPLLWGHFGVGKTDLAREIAAETGRELIILVISQMEPGDLIGMPSRDGERTLFLRPDWWPTEGNVILMIDEINRAHRSIRNAIMQLLIDRRIHNHFLPEGCWIMAAANPPDEEYDQVELITDPAFMSRFFHIELTPDPEEWLKWAELQKMPETVTNFIGEYPEFLSRDTVVSMRLELRPSPRSWYKLGRVYAGLSSKEIEKFGYVIAAGIVGPEAARTFMSKIQGSELLPSPRTLLLELDENILSRLAEGDISGTSASILRITKHLSEIDDLQVQEYFQNVPVISENLLKIGRVIPKDSFFSVIRHIVHQVEGEKGLKRAFYENLLEELAMDHDVLKFLQRSEKDEK, translated from the coding sequence TTGAAGGTTCAGGACGTAAAACACTTGAGCAAGAAGATCATGGAATCCGGAGAGATACCGCTTCTTTGGGGTCACTTTGGGGTAGGAAAGACTGATCTTGCCAGAGAGATTGCAGCTGAGACGGGCAGAGAATTGATCATCTTAGTTATTTCTCAAATGGAGCCGGGTGATCTTATCGGCATGCCGTCGAGGGACGGGGAACGGACTTTGTTCTTAAGGCCCGATTGGTGGCCGACTGAGGGCAATGTGATACTCATGATAGATGAGATAAACAGGGCTCATAGATCTATCAGAAATGCAATTATGCAACTTCTAATTGATAGAAGAATACACAACCACTTTTTGCCTGAAGGATGCTGGATAATGGCAGCGGCTAATCCGCCTGATGAGGAATATGACCAGGTCGAACTGATAACTGATCCGGCCTTCATGTCAAGGTTCTTCCATATAGAGCTGACTCCCGATCCCGAAGAATGGCTTAAATGGGCGGAACTCCAGAAGATGCCGGAGACTGTTACCAACTTCATAGGTGAGTATCCGGAGTTTCTTTCAAGAGACACGGTTGTCTCGATGCGGCTGGAATTGAGACCGAGTCCCCGTAGCTGGTACAAATTGGGGAGAGTGTACGCAGGTCTTTCAAGCAAGGAGATCGAAAAGTTTGGCTACGTAATCGCAGCAGGTATAGTAGGACCGGAAGCTGCCAGAACTTTCATGAGTAAGATTCAGGGAAGCGAGCTTCTTCCTTCTCCTCGAACTCTGCTTCTCGAATTGGATGAGAACATCCTTTCGAGACTTGCAGAAGGTGATATCTCAGGGACCAGCGCCTCGATTCTCCGTATCACAAAGCATCTTTCTGAAATAGATGATTTACAGGTTCAGGAATACTTTCAGAATGTACCTGTAATCTCGGAAAACCTTCTCAAGATAGGCAGAGTCATCCCTAAAGATTCGTTCTTCTCCGTAATAAGACACATCGTTCACCAGGTAGAGGGGGAAAAGGGATTGAAACGAGCCTTCTACGAGAATCTTCTTGAGGAGTTGGCAATGGACCATGATGTTCTGAAATTCTTGCAGAGGAGCGAAAAGGATGAGAAATGA